In the genome of Gadus chalcogrammus isolate NIFS_2021 chromosome 21, NIFS_Gcha_1.0, whole genome shotgun sequence, one region contains:
- the LOC130374969 gene encoding homeodomain-interacting protein kinase 2-like, which produces MRPMSPFPRAPELLLGLPYTGAIDVWALGCVALDLFTGYPIYPGDSDYQMVQYIMDTQGPFPYNMMVSGIKTEQFFTSSYKLKSPETYYHETGIKTTENRCYCLNSLDDLAEGAEEDTHRFVDLVKGMLQLEADWRSSPQAVLDHPFSTSPAVAVVGRHDDNAGHLLASQDQSSCRNTSVGTKVALLESLVSKQPLSSIKRKRGGTDSAGNRRQ; this is translated from the exons ATGCGCCCTATGTCTCCCTTTCCAAGGGCTCCAGAGCTCCTCCTAGGCCTGCCTTACACAGGAGCCATCGACGTCTGGGCTCTGGGGTGCGTGGCCTTGGACCTGTTCACTGGATACCCCATCTACCCGGGGGACTCAGACTACCAGATG gtTCAGTACATCATGGATACCCAGGGTCCATTTCCATACAATATGATGGTTTCTGGGATTAAAACTGAGCAGTTTTTCACGAGCAGTTACAAACTCAAG TCCCCAGAGACGTACTACCACGAGACAGGCATCAAGACCACTGAGAACAGATGCTACTGTCTCAACTCACTAGATGATCTTGCAGAG ggggcggaggaggacaCTCACCGCTTTGTGGACCTGGTGAAGGGGATGCTGCAGCTTGAGGCCGACTGGCGCAGCAGCCCGCAGGCCGTTCTGGACCAccccttctccacctcccctgctgttgctgttgttggacGCCACGACGACAACGCTGGCCACCTCCTCGCTAGCCA GGACCAGTCCAGCTGCAGAAACACCAGCGTTGGCACCAAGGTGGCGCTGCTCGAGTCCCTGGTGTCCAAACAGCCTCTCAGTAGCATCAAAAGGAAAAGAGGGGGGACCGACAGTGCTGGAAACAG